In the Streptomyces fradiae ATCC 10745 = DSM 40063 genome, one interval contains:
- the pglY gene encoding BREX-2 system ATPase PglY has translation MAQPPLLRDVIDIKESISTSDFVLSLAEATTPEGARHALEDYVVTERLLENFDEALALIKSALDGHRSKAAYLHGSFGSGKSHFMAVLYALLSGDQAARSRTEFDPVLTKHEWLSTDGKRFLLVPYHMLGAKALEQRVLGGYVHHVKKLHPQAPTPQVYRTDSLFEDIRAMRAHMGDEAVIRGLGTTGADDGEEDEWGEGFAWTPQLLDTALAAEENHEAGVPLNLTNPSTPAELRAKLVNDAGTHLLPGFTRNAAEDEHGFISLDAGLSVIAEHAKSLGYDGLILFMDELILWLATLIHDQKFVAREASKITNFVEGGDARRAIPVVSFIARQRDLRELVGEEVSGAAESSIQDTLNLASGRFDKITLEDRNLPQIAHARLLRPKDDRAAELVDAAFEQTKRVGPQVWDTLLGSEKGTTGADAESFRLTYPFSPAFMDTLVHISSALQRSRTGLKLMGQLLADHRDELRLGQLVPVGDLYPVIAQGGDKPFTDSLKVVFEAADKLYKTKLRPYLLSSYDITEDDVEQYRNRPESLTDPKKLGGCRMFTGDNRLVCTLLLSALAPSVPALSELTIRRLGALNHGSVLAPIPGAEVGIIKNKVAEWAARFPEIKETGTEANPGVRLELSGVDVDSVIANAQVNDNPGNRVALARRLLSEELGVEHGQLSDQLGFTWRGTARTAEIVFGNLADEDELPDHDLMPQEDGRWRIAMDLPFDEGPWGPVEDVDRMRRLRERQQGERSRTVAWLPAHLSAQRFQDFRRLVVIDKALADEHRFDTQYAGHLNADNRSRAKGLLETQREALLKQIKGAFKQAYGLAQKQAADVVPDFDDHLVALPDVDGLTLSFGQSLHDGIRHVAGRLLAHQYPAHPDLDPDATGTAVKPADTKKVFTHVRAAAEARDGRVEVPAADRRLMQRIAGPLRLGQQKEAYFELSRYWADHFRQLARSQGVTGDLSLITLTDWTDQPDPRGLPDFLARLVVASFAEMDDRVWVRGGTVLDPAPELSAIRDHDALRSQPLPAESDWDTARQRFETVFGAKPPALRRGRMVNQFARQITEAARAHRDHAADLVHQLEAHASFLGLDQTADTGRLALARRSLQMLDALTAEAGKGAAGARKTVEALASFDLGETGADRYGTSIKKARAVAEAVASAPWSTLELAAGLGPEGEALLDSLRTVARADQRTADLRDALARTQREVVALIKRTQSAATPPPAPAPVTPQQDRADDLPLDTVSSDPRLSYIRSKETPPSPASGGGTARKSGRRSTTVGQAAAALQAELTDLAARHPDAAIEISWQVIE, from the coding sequence ATGGCCCAGCCGCCCCTCCTCCGCGATGTCATCGACATCAAGGAGTCCATCTCCACCTCGGACTTCGTGCTGTCCCTCGCCGAGGCGACGACACCCGAGGGCGCCCGGCACGCGCTCGAGGACTACGTCGTCACCGAGCGGCTGCTGGAGAACTTCGACGAGGCGCTGGCCCTCATCAAGTCCGCGCTGGACGGGCACCGCTCCAAGGCGGCGTACCTCCACGGCTCGTTCGGTTCCGGCAAGTCGCACTTCATGGCCGTGCTGTACGCGCTGCTCAGCGGCGACCAGGCCGCGCGCTCCCGCACCGAGTTCGACCCGGTGCTGACCAAGCACGAGTGGCTGAGCACGGACGGCAAGAGGTTCCTGCTCGTGCCGTACCACATGCTCGGCGCGAAGGCCCTGGAGCAGCGGGTGCTCGGCGGGTACGTGCACCACGTCAAGAAGCTGCACCCGCAGGCTCCGACCCCGCAGGTGTACCGGACGGACTCCCTCTTCGAGGACATCCGCGCCATGCGCGCCCACATGGGCGACGAGGCCGTCATCCGCGGCCTGGGCACCACCGGCGCGGACGACGGGGAGGAGGACGAGTGGGGCGAGGGCTTCGCCTGGACCCCGCAGCTCCTCGACACCGCGCTCGCCGCCGAGGAGAACCACGAGGCGGGCGTCCCGCTCAACCTCACCAACCCCTCCACCCCGGCCGAGCTGCGCGCCAAGCTCGTCAACGACGCCGGCACCCACCTCCTCCCCGGCTTCACCAGGAACGCCGCCGAGGACGAGCACGGCTTCATCTCCCTGGACGCCGGCCTGTCCGTCATCGCCGAGCACGCCAAGTCGCTCGGCTACGACGGCCTGATCCTCTTCATGGACGAGCTGATCCTTTGGCTGGCCACCCTCATCCACGACCAGAAGTTCGTGGCGCGCGAGGCCAGCAAGATCACGAACTTCGTGGAGGGCGGCGACGCCCGCCGCGCCATCCCCGTCGTGTCGTTCATCGCCCGCCAGCGCGACCTGCGCGAGCTGGTCGGCGAGGAGGTGTCCGGCGCGGCCGAGTCGTCCATCCAGGACACGCTCAACCTGGCCTCCGGCCGGTTCGACAAGATCACCCTGGAGGACCGCAACCTCCCGCAGATCGCCCACGCCCGCCTCCTCAGGCCCAAGGACGACAGGGCGGCCGAGCTGGTCGACGCGGCCTTCGAGCAGACCAAGCGGGTCGGACCGCAGGTGTGGGACACCCTCCTCGGCTCGGAGAAGGGCACCACCGGCGCGGACGCGGAGTCGTTCCGGCTGACGTACCCGTTCTCGCCGGCGTTCATGGACACCCTCGTCCACATCTCGTCCGCGCTGCAGCGCTCCCGCACCGGTCTGAAGCTGATGGGCCAGCTCCTCGCCGACCACCGCGACGAGCTGCGCCTCGGCCAGCTCGTCCCCGTCGGCGACCTCTACCCGGTGATCGCGCAGGGCGGCGACAAGCCGTTCACCGACAGCCTGAAGGTCGTCTTCGAGGCCGCCGACAAGCTGTACAAGACCAAGCTGCGGCCCTACCTGCTCAGCTCGTACGACATCACCGAGGACGACGTCGAGCAGTACCGCAACCGGCCCGAGTCGCTCACCGACCCGAAGAAGCTGGGCGGCTGCCGGATGTTCACCGGCGACAACCGGCTCGTGTGCACGCTGCTGCTCTCGGCGCTCGCACCCAGCGTGCCCGCGCTGTCCGAGCTGACCATCCGGCGGCTCGGCGCGCTCAACCACGGGTCGGTCCTCGCGCCCATCCCGGGCGCCGAGGTCGGCATCATCAAGAACAAGGTCGCCGAGTGGGCGGCCAGGTTCCCCGAGATCAAGGAGACGGGCACCGAGGCCAACCCCGGCGTCCGGCTGGAGCTGTCCGGCGTCGACGTGGACTCCGTCATCGCCAACGCGCAGGTCAACGACAACCCCGGCAACCGGGTCGCGCTCGCCCGGCGCCTGCTCTCCGAGGAGCTGGGCGTCGAGCACGGCCAGCTGAGCGACCAGCTCGGCTTCACCTGGCGCGGCACCGCCCGCACCGCCGAGATCGTCTTCGGGAACCTCGCCGACGAGGACGAGCTGCCCGACCACGACCTGATGCCGCAGGAGGACGGCCGCTGGCGCATCGCCATGGACCTCCCCTTCGACGAGGGCCCGTGGGGCCCCGTCGAGGACGTCGACCGCATGCGCCGGCTGCGCGAGCGGCAGCAGGGTGAGCGGTCCCGCACCGTCGCCTGGCTTCCCGCGCACCTGTCCGCACAGCGCTTCCAGGACTTCCGTCGCCTCGTCGTCATCGACAAGGCCCTCGCCGACGAGCACCGCTTCGACACCCAGTACGCCGGCCACCTCAACGCCGACAACCGCAGCCGCGCCAAGGGCCTCCTCGAAACCCAGCGCGAGGCCCTGCTCAAGCAGATCAAGGGCGCCTTCAAGCAGGCGTACGGTCTCGCGCAGAAGCAGGCCGCCGACGTCGTGCCCGATTTCGACGACCACCTCGTCGCGCTGCCCGACGTCGACGGACTCACCCTGTCCTTCGGGCAGAGCCTGCACGACGGCATCCGGCACGTCGCGGGCAGGCTGCTCGCCCACCAGTACCCGGCCCACCCCGACCTCGACCCCGACGCCACCGGCACCGCCGTCAAGCCCGCCGACACCAAGAAGGTGTTCACCCACGTCCGGGCCGCCGCCGAGGCACGCGACGGGCGGGTGGAGGTCCCGGCCGCCGACCGCAGGCTCATGCAGCGCATCGCCGGACCCCTGCGCCTCGGACAGCAGAAGGAGGCGTACTTCGAGCTGTCCCGCTACTGGGCCGACCACTTCCGCCAGCTCGCCCGCTCGCAGGGCGTCACCGGGGACCTGTCCCTGATCACGCTCACCGACTGGACCGACCAGCCCGACCCGCGCGGTCTGCCCGACTTCCTCGCCCGGCTCGTCGTCGCCTCCTTCGCCGAGATGGACGACCGGGTGTGGGTGCGGGGCGGCACCGTCCTCGACCCCGCGCCCGAACTGTCCGCGATCAGGGACCACGACGCACTGCGCAGCCAGCCGCTGCCCGCCGAGTCCGACTGGGACACCGCACGGCAGCGCTTCGAGACGGTCTTCGGGGCGAAGCCGCCCGCGCTGCGCCGCGGCCGGATGGTCAACCAGTTCGCCCGCCAGATCACCGAGGCCGCCCGCGCCCACCGCGACCACGCCGCCGACCTGGTGCACCAGCTGGAGGCGCACGCCTCCTTCCTCGGCCTCGACCAGACCGCCGACACCGGACGGCTCGCCCTCGCCCGCCGCTCCCTTCAGATGCTGGACGCCCTCACGGCGGAAGCCGGCAAGGGCGCGGCCGGGGCGAGGAAGACCGTGGAGGCCCTCGCATCCTTCGACCTGGGCGAGACCGGCGCCGACCGCTACGGCACCTCCATCAAGAAGGCCCGCGCCGTCGCGGAGGCCGTCGCCTCCGCCCCCTGGAGCACCCTGGAGCTCGCGGCCGGGCTCGGCCCGGAGGGCGAGGCACTGCTCGACTCGCTGCGCACCGTGGCCCGTGCCGACCAGCGCACCGCCGACCTGCGCGACGCACTGGCCCGCACCCAGCGCGAGGTCGTCGCCCTCATCAAGCGCACCCAGTCCGCCGCCACCCCGCCGCCCGCGCCCGCGCCCGTCACGCCCCAGCAGGACAGGGCCGACGACCTGCCCCTGGACACCGTCTCCAGCGACCCCCGCCTCTCCTACATCCGGTCGAAGGAGACGCCGCCCTCCCCGGCGAGCGGTGGCGGCACGGCGCGGAAGTCCGGACGGCGCAGCACCACGGTGGGCCAGGCCGCCGCCGCCCTCCAGGCGGAGCTGACCGACCTGGCCGCCCGCCACCCCGACGCGGCCATCGAGATCAGCTGGCAGGTCATCGAATGA
- the pglZ gene encoding BREX-2 system phosphatase PglZ yields the protein MTDTSTAVPGAVRLNTATVTQYLSSQTSLATALTGDGEGRRRVVLLRSTPRWDGPAQPVWGEGRTAAVAVAPSPLAVHELVLDHLAGRRPGPAVLVVLTDREQNELDPAILARVHKLRIDTVDSWDVVREAFGARQTDPRLKDADWAAEALLDATPPGGWPAVPGGWLSRQYALTALAQRRLRLGRYDTEGGTRRPGDDRLDAQALLHWSTRPGAPERLLVLRGPERAGLAAFLGEEDQAGLAGRALLALVDAERGADAAAFGLVCAALWQHADPAPETYRARGRAERYFGDRPPATGDQLDALVTVLGRAAEEYVTTLLAAGHRTGGTDADHAREARRTTGTVLDRASLLARQFGAEEAVAASPVLRGGLEARFTAVGEALAAGDTAAAADAVRRLEDHRLAAEPEEAARIERARMGRRLARWLATDPPADAPTVADAIQRHVAETGWVDLALEHVEAGGDPDPVLKAAYDTLGARVRDRRRQIDASFARSLAAWTEAGTQPGSMLTVETFLHRVAGPAVRRGEERRMLLLVLDGMSAAIANELAEELRRSWAEFDPLPEGNAPRRRAMAAALPTVTAVSRTSLFAGTLSKGTQTDEKRLFPALKLWGGAPAAVFHKDDLRTESAGDTFGPALTEALADGRTHVAVVLNAIDDRLAKEQKLGDGAWRVGDVPGLRDLLRVAATQGMAVVLTSDHGHVVDRHGRKVDTAADPASARHRLPGGGPLAEREIALSGPRVVWPEPGASIVALWDADSRYTAVKAGYHGGASLAEVTIPVLAFLPFGAEPPRGWRELGDQRPVWWAPEEAGRAPMPDEPAARPMTATAPSPRKPTGKARKEQAEVARTHEALFDVALTAGGDDALLTPTVVSRTEMLVTALLESETYRAQLGGLARKPQQEQVHKALTALLDAGGTLPVTALAQRAGMPVTRGDGFAAVLRQLLNYDGVQVLETLPDGRTLRLHEALLREQFALGAG from the coding sequence ATGACGGACACCTCCACCGCCGTACCGGGCGCGGTGCGGCTGAACACCGCGACCGTCACCCAGTACCTGTCCTCGCAGACCTCCCTCGCCACCGCCCTGACGGGGGACGGCGAGGGCAGGCGCAGGGTCGTGCTGCTGCGGTCCACACCCCGGTGGGACGGCCCCGCCCAGCCCGTCTGGGGCGAGGGCCGCACGGCCGCCGTCGCGGTCGCGCCCTCCCCGCTCGCCGTCCACGAACTCGTCCTCGACCACCTGGCGGGCCGCCGCCCCGGCCCCGCCGTGCTGGTCGTCCTCACCGACCGGGAGCAGAACGAACTCGACCCGGCGATCCTCGCCCGTGTCCACAAGCTGCGCATCGACACGGTCGACAGCTGGGACGTCGTCCGCGAGGCGTTCGGCGCCCGGCAGACAGACCCCCGGCTCAAGGACGCCGACTGGGCCGCCGAGGCACTGCTCGACGCCACCCCGCCCGGCGGCTGGCCGGCCGTGCCCGGCGGCTGGCTGTCCCGCCAGTACGCCCTCACCGCGCTCGCCCAGCGCCGCCTGCGCCTGGGCCGCTACGACACCGAGGGCGGCACGCGCCGCCCCGGCGACGACCGGCTCGACGCCCAGGCCCTGCTGCACTGGTCGACCCGGCCCGGCGCCCCCGAGCGGCTCCTCGTCCTGCGCGGCCCCGAACGCGCCGGCCTGGCCGCCTTCCTCGGCGAGGAGGACCAGGCGGGCCTCGCCGGCCGCGCCCTGCTCGCCCTCGTCGACGCCGAGCGCGGCGCGGACGCCGCCGCCTTCGGCCTCGTCTGCGCGGCGCTGTGGCAGCACGCCGACCCCGCCCCCGAGACCTACCGGGCCCGAGGCCGGGCCGAACGCTACTTCGGCGACCGGCCCCCGGCAACCGGCGACCAGCTCGACGCCCTGGTGACCGTCCTCGGCCGGGCCGCCGAGGAGTACGTCACCACGCTGCTGGCGGCCGGGCACCGCACCGGCGGCACCGACGCCGACCACGCCCGCGAGGCACGCCGCACCACCGGCACCGTGCTCGACCGGGCGTCCCTCCTGGCCCGCCAGTTCGGCGCGGAGGAGGCCGTGGCGGCCAGCCCCGTCCTGCGCGGCGGACTCGAGGCCCGGTTCACCGCCGTCGGTGAGGCCCTCGCGGCGGGCGACACGGCCGCGGCGGCGGACGCCGTCCGCCGCCTGGAGGACCACCGGCTCGCCGCCGAGCCGGAGGAGGCCGCCCGCATCGAACGCGCCCGCATGGGCCGGCGACTCGCCCGCTGGCTGGCCACCGACCCGCCCGCCGACGCCCCCACCGTCGCCGACGCCATACAGCGGCACGTCGCCGAGACCGGCTGGGTGGACCTCGCCCTGGAGCACGTCGAGGCCGGCGGCGACCCGGACCCCGTCCTCAAGGCCGCCTACGACACCCTCGGCGCCCGCGTCAGGGACCGGCGCCGCCAGATCGACGCGTCCTTCGCGCGCTCCCTCGCGGCCTGGACGGAGGCCGGCACCCAGCCAGGGTCCATGCTCACCGTCGAGACCTTCCTCCACCGCGTGGCCGGACCGGCCGTGCGGCGCGGGGAGGAACGGCGGATGCTGCTGCTGGTGCTCGACGGCATGAGCGCCGCCATCGCGAACGAGCTCGCCGAGGAACTGCGTCGCTCCTGGGCAGAGTTCGACCCGCTGCCCGAGGGCAACGCCCCGCGCCGACGGGCGATGGCCGCCGCCCTGCCCACCGTGACGGCCGTGTCCCGCACCTCCCTGTTCGCGGGCACCTTGTCGAAGGGCACCCAGACCGACGAGAAGCGGCTCTTCCCCGCGCTGAAACTGTGGGGCGGGGCCCCGGCCGCCGTGTTCCACAAGGACGACCTGCGCACCGAGTCCGCGGGCGACACCTTCGGCCCGGCGCTCACCGAGGCGCTGGCCGACGGCAGGACCCATGTCGCCGTCGTCCTCAACGCCATCGACGACCGGCTCGCCAAGGAGCAGAAGCTCGGCGACGGTGCCTGGCGGGTCGGCGACGTGCCCGGCCTGCGCGACCTGCTGCGGGTGGCGGCCACCCAGGGCATGGCGGTCGTCCTCACCAGCGACCACGGCCACGTCGTGGACCGGCACGGCAGGAAGGTCGACACCGCCGCCGACCCCGCCTCCGCCCGCCACCGCCTGCCCGGCGGCGGCCCGCTCGCGGAACGCGAGATCGCCCTGTCCGGGCCGCGCGTGGTCTGGCCCGAGCCCGGCGCGTCCATCGTCGCCCTGTGGGACGCCGACTCCCGCTACACCGCCGTCAAGGCCGGCTACCACGGTGGGGCCTCGCTCGCCGAGGTCACCATCCCGGTGCTCGCCTTCCTGCCGTTCGGCGCGGAGCCGCCCAGGGGATGGCGGGAGCTGGGCGACCAGCGGCCGGTCTGGTGGGCCCCGGAGGAGGCCGGCAGGGCACCGATGCCGGACGAGCCCGCCGCCCGGCCGATGACCGCGACGGCTCCCTCTCCCAGGAAGCCGACGGGCAAGGCCAGGAAGGAGCAGGCGGAAGTCGCCCGGACGCACGAGGCGCTCTTCGACGTGGCGCTGACGGCCGGGGGAGACGACGCCCTCCTCACCCCGACCGTCGTCTCCCGCACCGAGATGCTGGTGACGGCACTCCTCGAATCGGAGACGTACCGGGCGCAGCTCGGCGGCCTGGCCCGCAAGCCGCAGCAGGAGCAGGTCCACAAGGCGCTCACCGCCCTGCTCGACGCGGGCGGCACCCTGCCCGTGACCGCGCTCGCCCAGCGCGCCGGCATGCCCGTCACCCGGGGTGACGGCTTCGCCGCCGTCCTGCGGCAGCTCCTCAACTACGACGGCGTGCAGGTCCTGGAAACCCTGCCGGACGGCCGCACCCTGCGGCTCCACGAGGCGTTGCTGCGCGAGCAGTTCGCCCTCGGAGCGGGCTGA
- the brxD gene encoding BREX system ATP-binding protein BrxD has product MSTPGSTRPAQVSAARRRTVVDALRRGAVPESGLDLLATGLGRFEAALDAELDAVASGGSVFKAVRGEYGSGKTFFTRWLGERAKRRNFAVAEIQISENETPLHRLETVYRRLTERLTTSSFPPSALRPVVDAWFYALEEDALAAGATEEELPGEVEKLLVARLAEVSRHAPSFATALRGYRAALADGDEATAAAVLAWLGGQPHVAASARRSAGVRGDLDHFGALGFLQGLLTVLRDSGHTGLFVVLDEVETLQRVRSDARDKALNALRQLIDEVHSGRFPGLYLVVTGTPAFYDGQQGVQRLAPLAQRLATDFTTDPRFDNPRAVQIRLPGFTQESLVGLGTTIRDLYADAATSPARVRTVVDDAYVADLARAVGGALGGKVGVAPRLFLKKLVGDVLDRVDQFDDFDPRQHYRLTVAGSELTDVERNLAAAVTGGSASADDIDLEL; this is encoded by the coding sequence GTGAGTACCCCCGGATCCACGCGCCCCGCACAGGTCAGCGCCGCCCGCCGCCGTACCGTCGTCGACGCCCTGCGCCGCGGGGCCGTGCCCGAGAGCGGACTCGACCTGCTCGCCACCGGACTCGGCCGGTTCGAGGCGGCCCTCGACGCGGAACTGGACGCGGTGGCGTCCGGCGGGTCCGTGTTCAAGGCCGTGCGCGGGGAGTACGGGTCCGGCAAGACGTTCTTCACGCGCTGGCTGGGGGAGCGGGCCAAGCGCCGCAACTTCGCCGTGGCCGAGATCCAGATCTCCGAGAACGAGACGCCGCTGCACCGGCTGGAGACGGTCTACCGGCGGCTCACCGAGCGCCTCACCACCTCCAGCTTCCCGCCCAGCGCCCTGCGGCCCGTGGTCGACGCCTGGTTCTACGCCCTGGAGGAGGACGCCCTCGCGGCCGGTGCGACCGAGGAGGAGCTGCCCGGCGAGGTGGAGAAGCTGCTCGTCGCGCGGCTCGCCGAGGTGTCCCGGCACGCCCCGTCCTTCGCCACCGCCCTGCGCGGCTACCGGGCCGCCCTCGCCGACGGCGACGAGGCGACCGCCGCAGCCGTGCTCGCATGGCTCGGCGGTCAGCCGCACGTCGCGGCCTCCGCCCGCCGGTCCGCAGGCGTACGCGGCGACCTCGACCACTTCGGGGCGCTCGGCTTCCTGCAGGGCCTGCTCACCGTGCTGCGCGACTCCGGGCACACCGGTCTCTTCGTCGTCCTCGACGAGGTGGAGACGCTCCAGCGGGTCCGCTCCGACGCCCGCGACAAGGCGCTCAACGCACTGCGGCAGCTCATCGACGAGGTGCACTCCGGCCGCTTCCCCGGCCTGTACCTCGTCGTCACCGGGACGCCCGCCTTCTACGACGGGCAGCAGGGCGTCCAGCGCCTGGCCCCGCTCGCCCAGCGGCTCGCCACCGACTTCACCACCGACCCGCGCTTCGACAACCCCCGCGCCGTGCAGATCCGGCTGCCCGGCTTCACCCAGGAGTCCCTGGTGGGTCTCGGCACCACCATCCGGGACCTGTACGCGGACGCCGCCACGTCGCCCGCACGCGTGCGGACGGTCGTCGACGACGCCTACGTCGCGGACCTCGCGCGGGCCGTCGGCGGAGCGCTGGGCGGGAAGGTCGGGGTGGCCCCCCGGCTGTTCCTCAAGAAGCTCGTCGGTGACGTCCTCGACCGGGTGGACCAGTTCGACGACTTCGACCCCCGGCAGCACTACCGGCTGACGGTCGCGGGCAGCGAGCTCACCGACGTGGAACGCAACCTGGCCGCCGCGGTCACCGGCGGTTCCGCGTCCGCCGACGACATCGACCTGGAGCTGTGA